In Rutidosis leptorrhynchoides isolate AG116_Rl617_1_P2 chromosome 2, CSIRO_AGI_Rlap_v1, whole genome shotgun sequence, one genomic interval encodes:
- the LOC139894045 gene encoding protein MICRORCHIDIA 6-like isoform X1 encodes MTRYKSINCVYSNCKNLNMTDFCWDYGPREVDTGLIKLEAYPRTIVLNECLRDEPIHNICNVDGITQESEVNWSSNGSSTGQSGTCVVEQETSLVDNPSPCMTSSTCVAPVCRQFWKAGDYIEDSTPTINQAGSRINIHPRFLHSNATSHKWAFGAIAELLDNAVDEIQKGATHVLIDKTLNPRNGSPALLIQDDGAGMDPEALRRCLSFGFSDRKSETAIGKYGNGFKTSSIRLGSDVIVFTRNIVDTTITQSIGLLSYTFLRQSGYDRIVVPMVHYVWNWMTSRFDSIQPKSVERSDSNLQMLLKWSPFSTEEELLKQFDDVGHQGTKIIVYNLWLDDEGKMELDFDSDPKDIRIGLDAKVNAKAGSLKAINENHVAKRLWFSLRAYLSILYRNLPETFGIYLRRKIVIYHNIATALKFVEFIQYKAHNKEGIFNTTIGFLKEAPNVSIHGFNIYHKNRLILPFLPVVNFGNGKGRGVVGVLEADNIAPTHNKQDFEDTNVYQKLITRLRDMTYEYWDKHSPINGDLPVKKTRRQSASPNSSMPSKIDAVGSSKNAPIITNISTRTAFNESNLKRKDHPVDSSLENARVAPCVADTGSNVADDAHDQKKINLLIKQKCLQEKCFEFEKSEKEYNLKVTQLMRELEVAQNEYAALLTNLQLLEKLEGNTTNAVWSL; translated from the exons ATGACGAGATACAAGAGCataaattgt GTTTATAGCAATTGTAAGAATCTGAATATGACTGACTTTTGCTGGGATTACGGGCCTAGAGAAGTGGATACGGGACTAATCAAATTGGAAGCATATCCTAGAACAATCGTGCTAAACGAGTGTCTTCGTGATGAACCCATTCATAATATCTGCAATGTTGATGGAATAACACAAGAGTCTGAAGTTAATTGGAGCTCGAATGGGTCAAGTACGGGTCAAAGTGGCACTTGTGTTGTGGAACAGGAGACATCACTAGTTGATAATCCTAGCCCTTGTATGACATCATCCACGTGCGTAGCTCCAGTTTGTAGGCAGTTTTGGAAAGCTGGTGACTATATTGAAGACTCAACTCCAACCATAAATCAAG CTGGTTCAAGAATTAATATACACCCGAGATTTCTTCATTCAAATGCTACTTCCCACAAATGGGCCTTCGGTG CCATTGCAGAGCTTCTTGATAACGCAGTGGATGAG ATACAAAAGGGGGCCACACATGTTCTCATAGATAAGACATTAAACCCAAGAAATGGAAGTCCAGCATTGTTGATTCAAG ATGATGGGGCTGGGATGGATCCAGAAGCGTTGCGCCGATGTCTGAGTTTTGGGTTTTCGGATCGGAAGTCGGAAACTGCAATTGGAAAGT ATGGGAATGGCTTTAAAACTAGCTCAATCAGGCTTGGATCAGATGTCATAGTTTTCACTCGTAATATTGTTGACAC GACTATTACACAAAGTATTGGTCTTTTATCGTATACATTTTTGAGACAATCAGGCTATGACAGAATCGTTGTTCCGATG GTACACTATGTGTGGAATTGGATGACGAGTCGTTTTGACTCGATACAACCAAAAAGTGTCGAACGATCTGATTCAAACCTACAAATGCTGCTAAAATGGTCTCCTTTTTCAACAGAGGAAGAGTTGCTAAAGCAA TTTGATGATGTTGGTCATCAGGGAACAAAAATTATTGTTTATAATTTATGGCTCGATGATGAGGGTAAAATGGAGCTTGATTTTGACTCGGATCCCAAG GATATTCGAATTGGATTGGATGCAAAAGTCAATGCAAAAGCAGGTTCTTTAAAAGCGATAAACGAAAATCACGTTGCTAAGCGCCTCTGGTTTTCTCTCCGT GCGTACTTATCCATCTTATACCGAAATCTTCCTGAAACATTTGGCATCTACTTGCGGCGAAAAAttgttatatatcataatattgcaACAGCTTTGAAGTTTGTAGAATTTATCCAGTATAAAGCCCATAATAAAGAG GGGATATTTAATACGACAATAGGGTTCCTTAAGGAGGCTCCAAATGTTAGTATTCATGGCTTCAATATTTACCACAAGAATCGTCTTATATTG CCGTTTTTGCCTGTCGTTAATTTTGGCAATGGCAAAGGGAGAGGTGTCGTTG GAGTTCTTGAAGCCGATAATATTGCGCCTACACACAACAAACAAGATTTTGAGGATACCAATGTGTATCAAAAGCTTATAACCCGATTGAGAGATATGACCTACGAATACTG GGACAAACATTCTCCTATAAATGGAGATCTGCCCGTTAAAAAGACTCGGCGTCAGTCAGCTTCACCCAATTCATCGATGCCAAGTAAAATTGATGCTGTTGGCAGCTCAAAAAACGCGCCAATAATCACAAATATTAGCACCAGGACTGCTTTTAATG AATCAAATTTGAAAAGGAAAGATCATCCTGTGGATTCCTCTTTGGAAAACGCTAGAGTGGCGCCATGTGTAGCTGATACTGGATCAAATGTG GCTGATGACGCGCATGATCAGAAGAAGATAAACTTATTGATAAAACAAAAGTGTCTTCAGGAGAA ATGCtttgagtttgaaaaatcagagaaAGAATACAATCTTAAG
- the LOC139894045 gene encoding protein MICRORCHIDIA 6-like isoform X2: MTDFCWDYGPREVDTGLIKLEAYPRTIVLNECLRDEPIHNICNVDGITQESEVNWSSNGSSTGQSGTCVVEQETSLVDNPSPCMTSSTCVAPVCRQFWKAGDYIEDSTPTINQAGSRINIHPRFLHSNATSHKWAFGAIAELLDNAVDEIQKGATHVLIDKTLNPRNGSPALLIQDDGAGMDPEALRRCLSFGFSDRKSETAIGKYGNGFKTSSIRLGSDVIVFTRNIVDTTITQSIGLLSYTFLRQSGYDRIVVPMVHYVWNWMTSRFDSIQPKSVERSDSNLQMLLKWSPFSTEEELLKQFDDVGHQGTKIIVYNLWLDDEGKMELDFDSDPKDIRIGLDAKVNAKAGSLKAINENHVAKRLWFSLRAYLSILYRNLPETFGIYLRRKIVIYHNIATALKFVEFIQYKAHNKEGIFNTTIGFLKEAPNVSIHGFNIYHKNRLILPFLPVVNFGNGKGRGVVGVLEADNIAPTHNKQDFEDTNVYQKLITRLRDMTYEYWDKHSPINGDLPVKKTRRQSASPNSSMPSKIDAVGSSKNAPIITNISTRTAFNESNLKRKDHPVDSSLENARVAPCVADTGSNVADDAHDQKKINLLIKQKCLQEKCFEFEKSEKEYNLKVTQLMRELEVAQNEYAALLTNLQLLEKLEGNTTNAVWSL, from the exons ATGACTGACTTTTGCTGGGATTACGGGCCTAGAGAAGTGGATACGGGACTAATCAAATTGGAAGCATATCCTAGAACAATCGTGCTAAACGAGTGTCTTCGTGATGAACCCATTCATAATATCTGCAATGTTGATGGAATAACACAAGAGTCTGAAGTTAATTGGAGCTCGAATGGGTCAAGTACGGGTCAAAGTGGCACTTGTGTTGTGGAACAGGAGACATCACTAGTTGATAATCCTAGCCCTTGTATGACATCATCCACGTGCGTAGCTCCAGTTTGTAGGCAGTTTTGGAAAGCTGGTGACTATATTGAAGACTCAACTCCAACCATAAATCAAG CTGGTTCAAGAATTAATATACACCCGAGATTTCTTCATTCAAATGCTACTTCCCACAAATGGGCCTTCGGTG CCATTGCAGAGCTTCTTGATAACGCAGTGGATGAG ATACAAAAGGGGGCCACACATGTTCTCATAGATAAGACATTAAACCCAAGAAATGGAAGTCCAGCATTGTTGATTCAAG ATGATGGGGCTGGGATGGATCCAGAAGCGTTGCGCCGATGTCTGAGTTTTGGGTTTTCGGATCGGAAGTCGGAAACTGCAATTGGAAAGT ATGGGAATGGCTTTAAAACTAGCTCAATCAGGCTTGGATCAGATGTCATAGTTTTCACTCGTAATATTGTTGACAC GACTATTACACAAAGTATTGGTCTTTTATCGTATACATTTTTGAGACAATCAGGCTATGACAGAATCGTTGTTCCGATG GTACACTATGTGTGGAATTGGATGACGAGTCGTTTTGACTCGATACAACCAAAAAGTGTCGAACGATCTGATTCAAACCTACAAATGCTGCTAAAATGGTCTCCTTTTTCAACAGAGGAAGAGTTGCTAAAGCAA TTTGATGATGTTGGTCATCAGGGAACAAAAATTATTGTTTATAATTTATGGCTCGATGATGAGGGTAAAATGGAGCTTGATTTTGACTCGGATCCCAAG GATATTCGAATTGGATTGGATGCAAAAGTCAATGCAAAAGCAGGTTCTTTAAAAGCGATAAACGAAAATCACGTTGCTAAGCGCCTCTGGTTTTCTCTCCGT GCGTACTTATCCATCTTATACCGAAATCTTCCTGAAACATTTGGCATCTACTTGCGGCGAAAAAttgttatatatcataatattgcaACAGCTTTGAAGTTTGTAGAATTTATCCAGTATAAAGCCCATAATAAAGAG GGGATATTTAATACGACAATAGGGTTCCTTAAGGAGGCTCCAAATGTTAGTATTCATGGCTTCAATATTTACCACAAGAATCGTCTTATATTG CCGTTTTTGCCTGTCGTTAATTTTGGCAATGGCAAAGGGAGAGGTGTCGTTG GAGTTCTTGAAGCCGATAATATTGCGCCTACACACAACAAACAAGATTTTGAGGATACCAATGTGTATCAAAAGCTTATAACCCGATTGAGAGATATGACCTACGAATACTG GGACAAACATTCTCCTATAAATGGAGATCTGCCCGTTAAAAAGACTCGGCGTCAGTCAGCTTCACCCAATTCATCGATGCCAAGTAAAATTGATGCTGTTGGCAGCTCAAAAAACGCGCCAATAATCACAAATATTAGCACCAGGACTGCTTTTAATG AATCAAATTTGAAAAGGAAAGATCATCCTGTGGATTCCTCTTTGGAAAACGCTAGAGTGGCGCCATGTGTAGCTGATACTGGATCAAATGTG GCTGATGACGCGCATGATCAGAAGAAGATAAACTTATTGATAAAACAAAAGTGTCTTCAGGAGAA ATGCtttgagtttgaaaaatcagagaaAGAATACAATCTTAAG